The Hippea jasoniae genome includes the window CAACGGGTGAGTGGGTTAAAATTGATCAGGATAGGATAACCCTTTTTGCCATCGTCACAGGCGATAAACAATGGATTCACATAAACCCAGACAAGGCTGCCAAAGAATCGATTTACAAAACAACTATTGCTCATGGGTTTTTAACGCTTTCGATGATTCCTTACCTTACAAAGTCAAACACACCTGAGTATTTTGAGAAAAACTATCCCGGCATGAAGATGCGTATAAATTACGGCCTTAATAAAGTTAGGTTTCCTGCTGCAGTTAAGGTCAACTCATTTATCAGGGCAAAAGAGATACCAATATCGGTTAAAAGAATAGAAAACGGTGTTGAGCTTATTTACAAAATAATTGTTGAGATAAAAGACAATCCAAAACCGGCATGCGTGGCAGAGCAAATATTCAGGTTGTATTGATAGCTCTTCTTGCTATATTTACGCCTCACCTTTTAAAAGCAGAAGATTTAACAGAGTATTTTAATTTTGCTAAACACTCCCCTATAACGATAAAAAGCGGTTATGCCAAGCTGAACTTTA containing:
- a CDS encoding MaoC family dehydratase, with the protein product MDKYEKLVELYRSKLNTVISTGEWVKIDQDRITLFAIVTGDKQWIHINPDKAAKESIYKTTIAHGFLTLSMIPYLTKSNTPEYFEKNYPGMKMRINYGLNKVRFPAAVKVNSFIRAKEIPISVKRIENGVELIYKIIVEIKDNPKPACVAEQIFRLY